The genomic stretch GATTAGGATTCGACAGGATTCATGAAGCCTGAGGTGCATGTCGAGGTGCGGTTGGCCTCGTAAAAAAGCCGCATTTTAAAGTAATCGCAAACGACGATAACTACGCTCTAGCGGCATAATAGCCCGCTAGCACTTCCCAGGGAATGTTTGTGGTCCCTGTCACGAAGTGTCATCCTACACAAACTCGCTACGGAAACCCTGGCCGGGGTTGAAGGGCTAAAACTAAGCGGCCTCGCCTTTACTGATCGTGTTCGTCCGAGCTTTAAAGGTTAACCAATAGACGATACTAAACATGTAGGACCGAAGGTCGAGGTTTTCTGGACGGGGGTTCAAATCCCCCCAGCTCCACCAATACCAAGAAACCCTAAGTTACGATTAAAATCAATGGCTTAGGGTTTTTCTTTGCCTGCTATTCGGGGAACCTTTTTGGGTCAAACATCCACTTTCCATCCACAAAGTGTCCACATCGTGACCATATTCTTTCAAGAACGTGTTTTGGGTCAATCCATTTAGATATTTTTAAACTGTATCATTACCATCTAAAGTAGCGATGAAAAAGAGAGCTTTTATCACTCTAGGTGGCCTAATTGCTACAACAGTAATTAGTTATAAGCGGCTCAAAGAGTGAGTCGCGGCTGAATAAAGTCCAAAAATGCAGAAATTCGCGACGAGACAGCACTGTTTTTGTAGTACACAGCATGCACCGATTCGCGGCGATTGGGAGTGATGATTTCATTGGAAAAAACTGGAACGAGTGTCCCTTCGCTTATGTCTTTGTGCACCATAAAGTTTGAAAGCAAGGCCAGCCCTTGCCCGGCGATACAAAGCTGTCTAATTGTTTCACCGCTTGATGCCCGAAGGCCATAACGCAGTTCCACCTCTTCTCTGAGGGGCCATTTATTTAAACTTGATGAGTCGCTAAAGCCAATTAACTTATGACTGTTCAAGGTGTTTAATTTACCTGAAGCAGGGTGTTTTTTGAGGTACTGGGGGCTGGCGACTATGTGTAACTTACTTTTTCCTAGGTAGCGCGCGTGTAAGTTTGAATCACTTAAATCACCAATTCTTATAGCAATATCCGTTTTGTGCTCGAGAAGATCAATAATGCTGTCATGACTTGTGATATCGAGGGTAATATCGGGAAATGCTTCACTAAATTCGGCTACTAAAGGAGCTAACTGATGGAAGACAAACGGGCTGGCAGCATCCACTCTGAGCTTACCTGAAGGCGCACGCTTTAGTAGGCGAAGCGCTTCCTCTCCTTTTTCCAACACATTTAAACCGTCTCTGACATAACTCAAAAAGAGTTCCCCCTCCTCTGTCAGTTCGAGCCGGCGAGTGGTGCGGTTTAATAGCGTTACATTAAGCGTGCCTTCTAGGCGAGAGACAGCACGGCTTACTTTTGCTACCTGCTGATTTAATAAATTAGCCGCACTTGAAAAGCTGCCCGTGTCGACAACGCTCAGGAATGCCTCCAAGTCTTCTGTTTTTGATGAAACCGGCATCAGCCACCTAATATTTGCAATTTAAACAAATGTATTTTGTCATTAATACTGTTTTTTGCAAACAACAATATCGTCACACTGTGCGCACTGTATTAACGGCTCTTTAAGCACAGCTTTTGCTGATTGAGCCAAAAGTGAGGTGTCGCTATCGACGCCCTCATTCTTATTTACTATTGCGAGGATAAACATATGCCTATTGCATTACTTGCGCTTACGTTAAGCGCGTTTGCCATTGGCACCACAGAATTCGTTATTGTTGGCTTGGTACCCACAATAGCAGCAGATCTTGGTGTGACTTTACCTAGTGCCGGCTTACTGGTGAGCCTATATGCCGCTGGTGTGGCTGTTGGTGCCCCGGTTTTAACGGCCTTAACCGGAAAGTGGAACAGAAAAGACGTATTACTGAGCCTTATGGCATTGTTTGTTGCCGGCAATCTACTGGCATGGCAAGCCCCAAGCTACGAAAGCCTAATCGTTGCACGTATTCTCACCGGCCTGGCCCATGGAGTGTTCTTTTCTATTGGCTCCACTATTGCCACAGGCTTAGTTACCAAAGAGAAAGAAGCGAGTGCCATTGCCATCATGTTTACTGGGCTAACCGTAGCTCTGGTTACAGGTGTTCCTCTTGGTACTTGGATTGGCCAAAACTTCGGCTGGCGTGCTACTTTCTTGGTGGTATCGGCACTGGGTACTGTTGCACTTATTGGTAGCGCATTGCTGGTCCCGAACAACTTAAAGCAAAGTAAACCGGCATCGCTTAGAGAGCAAATGAAGGTGCTGGTTCAGCCGCGGTTGGTGCTGGTGTATCTGATGACCATTCTTGGCTACGGCGGAACATTTACGGCTTTTACCTACCTTGCGCCCATCTTACAACAAGAAGCAGGTTTCGCCCCCTCCGCCATTAGTCTGATCATGTTAATTTATGGTGTCTCTGTTGCTGTTGGAAATATTTATGGCGGTAAACTGGCTGACAAGCAAGGTCCTATCCAAGCACTCACAATTATCTTTTCCGCTTTATCACTCATTTTATTTGCTCTGACATTTACAATGGCAAGCAAAGTGGCCGCAGTCATCACCGTTCTGGTTTGGGGCGCATTTGCATTTGGAAATGTTCCAGGCCTTCAAGTTTACGTGGTGCAACTTGCCGAGAAGTTTACACCAAACGCTGTGGATGTGGCCTCTGGTTTAAATATCGCAGCATTTAACATTGGTATTGCCTTGGGCTCAGTTTTAGGCGGTGTCATTGTTGACGACATGCAGTTATCTGATACAGCTTGGGTTGGTGCACTGATCTCCGTAGCTGCACTCATGGTAACCCGTTACAGCGGCTTCCTTGATACACGTGCACTAAACAATACTACAAATGCCGAAAGCGCATAGGGGGTTCCATGAGCAATACCTTTGATAAATTGGCACAGCAAGGTTTCTCTGTGGGTGTTGAACTTCCTTTAGATAATGACTGGGCCCGCTTTGACGCAACCGCTGGTAAGCCGTTTGGCGTGCCTGACCTGACACAACATCATAGCCGTGTGCAGCTGGCTGATCAGTTGGGCTTTAAAGCTGCATGGGTAAGAGATGTTCCAGTTTATGATCCCAACTTTGGTGATGCGGCCCAAGTATTCGAGACCTTTACATACCTGGGCTACCTCGCTGGCATTACTGAAAATATATTACTGGGGACCGCGGCAGTGGTTTTACCCCTTAGGCAGCCATGGCTTGTCAAAAAAGCAGCGGCAACAGTGCAAAAGCTTAGCAATAATCGCCTAATCCTGGGAGTAGCCAGCGGTGATAGGCCTATCGAATACCCTCTTTTTGGTGTTGAGTTTGAAACGCGTGGCGAGCAGTTCAGGCAGTCGCTAAATACCATCCGAAACGGCAATGCACAGCTTACGAACGGCATGGCCTTGTTGCCTTCATCGACCGCGGCTCCACTCTACGTCGCGGGACTCGCTCAACAGAGCCCTACCTGGGTGGGAGAAAACATGGACGGCTGGCTCGCTTACCCAGGAACACCAACTGATCACGTGAAACGTGTTCAGTTATGGCGCAATGTGGCAGGCAATAAACCTTATGTCAGCTTTATTCACCTTAATTTAGTTGCAGACGATGAAGCACCGATAAAGCGTCACCGATTTGGGGTTGAAACCGGTGTCAATGGGCTTTTCGAAGAGCTAAAAGCAATGAAGGATGCTGGTGTCGACCATATTGGTTTGCATTTCAGGCGCAACACACAACCAGTAGAACATGCCATGCAAAGTATAGCAGAGCATGTATTACCGCAATTTCACTAATATTCAAAAGCAACAAGGAGACTTTATGACCAATACAAGTCAATTCACTGCAAAAATACCGTCGCTGGGTATGGGTACCTTTCGCTTAAAAGACGATGAAGCTTATAACAGTGTCACCATGGCCTTGGAGGTCGGTTTTCGCCATATCGATACAGCACAAATTTACGGAAACGAAGACGCAGTGGGTCGTGCCATAAAAGACAGCAAGGTTGCACGTGAAGACTTATGCGTTACTACCAAAGTGTGGAACGACAAGTTAAACAAAGCAAGCTTTGTCAATAGTGTGAAAGAGAGCCTAGCTAAACTGCAACTATCGTATGTAGACCTTCTTCTCATTCATTGGCCGGCACCAGAAAACGGTGAGAGCATGGAAGAGTACTTAGGCGAATTACTTCGTGTTAAAGAAATGGGACTGAGTAAAGAAATTGGTATTTCTAACTTTACGGTTGATCAAGTTAAGCAAGCGGTCAGCATTTTAGGTGAAGGTGTCATTACCACCAACCAAATAGAAGTCCACCCTTACCTGACAAATGAAAAAGTACGGGCAGCGTGTGACCAACACGGCATTGTGGTCACAGGGTATATGCCATTTGCCGTCGGTAAAGTTTTACAGGATGACACCATTATCAATATTGCAAAAAAGCATGGTGTTAGCGCAGCAGAAATTGTTGTGGCATGGGAGCTGGCACACGGTCTGGTAACCATCCCATCATCAACCAAGCGCAACAACCTCGAAACCAATTTCAAAGCACAAGCGCTGACATTGGATGCACAAGATATCGCAGCAATTGACGCACTTAATTGTGGTGATCGTCAGGCAGATCCAGATTTTGCACCTGACTGGGACTAAGTAAAATTAGCCAGACGATACTCATCGCTGGCTTCCTTCATACTTAAAAATGTAACTGATTTAAACCTTAGGAGGTGATATGCAGACCAAAGTATGGCAGTTTGACCAAGCAGGTGCAGCACTACAGCAAAAAGTTCAAACTTTAGCTGCGCCAGGCAATGGCCGCATTCTTGTGCGTAATTATGCAATCGGTGTTAACCCAGTCGACTGGAAGTTTATCGATAACAACCCGCTTGACTGGAAAAAAGGGCATGTGCCTGGTGTCGATGGCGCGGGAGTCGTTATTGCTTTGGCTGAGGACGTAGATCAAAGTTTACTGGGCCAACACGTTGTTTATCATCATAGCCTCAACGAGAACGGAAGTTTTGCCACTCATACTGAAGCATACGCTAACCGAGTCATAACTCTTCCCGATGGCCTTGACTTTGCGCTTGGTGCGGCACTGCCTTGCCCTATGCTAACCGCTTGGCAGGCATTCACTAAGGTGCCTGTTAGAAAAGGAGCGAAAGTCCTAGTTAGCGGCATAGGCGCTGTCAATAAGCTCCTGGTGCAAATGCTAGTGCAGGCAGGCTTTGATGTTCATGTTATATCAAGCAGTATTACTCAACGT from Pseudoalteromonas sp. UG3-2 encodes the following:
- a CDS encoding TIGR03571 family LLM class oxidoreductase, which produces MSNTFDKLAQQGFSVGVELPLDNDWARFDATAGKPFGVPDLTQHHSRVQLADQLGFKAAWVRDVPVYDPNFGDAAQVFETFTYLGYLAGITENILLGTAAVVLPLRQPWLVKKAAATVQKLSNNRLILGVASGDRPIEYPLFGVEFETRGEQFRQSLNTIRNGNAQLTNGMALLPSSTAAPLYVAGLAQQSPTWVGENMDGWLAYPGTPTDHVKRVQLWRNVAGNKPYVSFIHLNLVADDEAPIKRHRFGVETGVNGLFEELKAMKDAGVDHIGLHFRRNTQPVEHAMQSIAEHVLPQFH
- the dkgB gene encoding 2,5-didehydrogluconate reductase DkgB produces the protein MTNTSQFTAKIPSLGMGTFRLKDDEAYNSVTMALEVGFRHIDTAQIYGNEDAVGRAIKDSKVAREDLCVTTKVWNDKLNKASFVNSVKESLAKLQLSYVDLLLIHWPAPENGESMEEYLGELLRVKEMGLSKEIGISNFTVDQVKQAVSILGEGVITTNQIEVHPYLTNEKVRAACDQHGIVVTGYMPFAVGKVLQDDTIINIAKKHGVSAAEIVVAWELAHGLVTIPSSTKRNNLETNFKAQALTLDAQDIAAIDALNCGDRQADPDFAPDWD
- a CDS encoding alcohol dehydrogenase catalytic domain-containing protein, which produces MQTKVWQFDQAGAALQQKVQTLAAPGNGRILVRNYAIGVNPVDWKFIDNNPLDWKKGHVPGVDGAGVVIALAEDVDQSLLGQHVVYHHSLNENGSFATHTEAYANRVITLPDGLDFALGAALPCPMLTAWQAFTKVPVRKGAKVLVSGIGAVNKLLVQMLVQAGFDVHVISSSITQRQADDMGIRAIHRASPEGHAFYALFDANGPDYAASLVPLLEANGHVVSILGRIEKPVDEPFTRTISYHEIALGALHTYGDTPQWQRLIKDGEALLKQVAQGNLQVETPQLFNFDQVNDALRFSKEDKRKAVITVPQSSYHCDLTLQSAR
- a CDS encoding LysR substrate-binding domain-containing protein; amino-acid sequence: MPVSSKTEDLEAFLSVVDTGSFSSAANLLNQQVAKVSRAVSRLEGTLNVTLLNRTTRRLELTEEGELFLSYVRDGLNVLEKGEEALRLLKRAPSGKLRVDAASPFVFHQLAPLVAEFSEAFPDITLDITSHDSIIDLLEHKTDIAIRIGDLSDSNLHARYLGKSKLHIVASPQYLKKHPASGKLNTLNSHKLIGFSDSSSLNKWPLREEVELRYGLRASSGETIRQLCIAGQGLALLSNFMVHKDISEGTLVPVFSNEIITPNRRESVHAVYYKNSAVSSRISAFLDFIQPRLTL
- a CDS encoding MFS transporter; this encodes MPIALLALTLSAFAIGTTEFVIVGLVPTIAADLGVTLPSAGLLVSLYAAGVAVGAPVLTALTGKWNRKDVLLSLMALFVAGNLLAWQAPSYESLIVARILTGLAHGVFFSIGSTIATGLVTKEKEASAIAIMFTGLTVALVTGVPLGTWIGQNFGWRATFLVVSALGTVALIGSALLVPNNLKQSKPASLREQMKVLVQPRLVLVYLMTILGYGGTFTAFTYLAPILQQEAGFAPSAISLIMLIYGVSVAVGNIYGGKLADKQGPIQALTIIFSALSLILFALTFTMASKVAAVITVLVWGAFAFGNVPGLQVYVVQLAEKFTPNAVDVASGLNIAAFNIGIALGSVLGGVIVDDMQLSDTAWVGALISVAALMVTRYSGFLDTRALNNTTNAESA